A genomic segment from Streptomyces sp. NBC_00459 encodes:
- the tatA gene encoding Sec-independent protein translocase subunit TatA: protein MLRNGLEPWHLLVVAIVFIVMFGSKRLPDTARALGRSMRILKSEARALKADGPASGSAGEGTSQVSGGISAGPAVDRTEPVAAESVADRREPVVDR, encoded by the coding sequence GTGCTCCGGAACGGACTGGAACCCTGGCACCTGCTGGTCGTGGCGATCGTGTTCATCGTGATGTTCGGCTCGAAGAGGCTGCCGGACACGGCACGCGCTCTGGGCCGCTCGATGCGCATCCTCAAGAGCGAGGCGCGGGCACTGAAGGCCGACGGGCCGGCGAGCGGGTCGGCGGGGGAGGGAACTTCGCAGGTGAGCGGCGGCATATCGGCCGGACCTGCGGTCGACCGGACCGAGCCCGTTGCCGCCGAGTCTGTTGCCGACCGGCGGGAGCCCGTCGTCGATCGGTAA
- a CDS encoding ATP-binding protein, with protein sequence MAPPSLPQPLGRMPGGRPAGHAAHLDHPDHFPHSPQSGMFGLPATPASVSAARRKVRELLDAWEVDPDTSDNALLVTSELVTNAFTHTASERIVCRLHLSAGRLRIEVEDENRGGTLPAQRRPSPDEQCGRGLLLVGILSGDWGVRDAPHGSGRVVWAELLTEQAELGESAPPVAPVMASVDGVVAASVPATVDVEVPASVTAVTPAEHAPTVEHGATVVHAPTVQSTSVAPDAPAPVEPASSLSPPLSSTLAAAPVPALPPAAVSAPVPALPSASVAALAAAPAPVGPAPALTPTPSAHHAIQAAMPAPWHPSAPHRTRPVPHSAEGIASHGPYGTPAPHPPYSRS encoded by the coding sequence ATGGCTCCGCCCTCCCTCCCCCAGCCACTCGGCCGAATGCCCGGCGGCCGGCCTGCCGGCCACGCGGCCCACCTCGATCACCCGGACCACTTTCCTCACTCTCCGCAGTCGGGCATGTTCGGGCTGCCCGCGACTCCCGCCTCCGTGAGTGCCGCCCGCCGGAAGGTGCGCGAGCTGCTCGACGCCTGGGAGGTCGACCCCGACACCTCTGACAACGCCCTTCTGGTGACCTCCGAGCTCGTCACCAACGCCTTCACCCACACCGCCAGCGAGCGGATCGTCTGTCGGCTGCACCTCTCCGCAGGGCGGCTGCGCATCGAGGTCGAGGACGAGAACCGCGGCGGGACCCTGCCCGCGCAGCGCAGGCCCAGCCCCGACGAACAGTGCGGACGAGGACTCCTGCTGGTCGGCATCCTGAGCGGCGACTGGGGAGTCCGCGACGCCCCGCACGGCTCCGGACGCGTCGTCTGGGCCGAACTCCTCACGGAACAGGCCGAGTTGGGGGAATCCGCCCCACCGGTAGCGCCGGTCATGGCATCGGTGGACGGCGTAGTGGCGGCGTCGGTCCCGGCGACGGTTGATGTCGAGGTGCCGGCGTCGGTCACGGCGGTCACTCCCGCCGAGCACGCGCCGACCGTCGAGCACGGTGCGACCGTCGTGCACGCGCCGACCGTCCAGAGCACGTCCGTCGCGCCCGACGCACCGGCCCCGGTCGAACCCGCGTCCTCCCTTTCCCCGCCCCTTTCCTCCACCCTTGCCGCCGCACCCGTACCCGCGCTTCCCCCGGCCGCTGTCTCCGCGCCCGTACCTGCCCTCCCTTCGGCCTCTGTCGCCGCCCTCGCCGCCGCGCCCGCACCGGTCGGACCCGCGCCCGCCCTCACCCCGACTCCATCCGCCCACCACGCCATACAGGCCGCCATGCCCGCCCCCTGGCATCCGTCGGCCCCGCATCGCACCCGGCCCGTCCCCCACTCGGCCGAAGGAATCGCCTCACATGGACCGTATGGAACGCCAGCACCGCATCCCCCGTACTCCCGCTCCTGA
- a CDS encoding ArsR/SmtB family transcription factor, which yields MTGGTGTDGSGSDDPSAEVLAEAAGAFGLLASPARLHIMWALAQGESDVTGLAERVGGALPAVSQHLTKLRLAGLVRARREGRRQVYLVDDADIVTVVRLLVGRLSDRAEGTPVRHLRGV from the coding sequence GTGACAGGCGGTACAGGTACGGACGGCTCCGGTTCCGACGATCCGTCGGCGGAGGTGCTGGCGGAGGCCGCCGGGGCCTTCGGGCTGCTGGCCTCGCCCGCCCGGCTGCACATCATGTGGGCGCTGGCCCAGGGCGAGAGCGATGTGACGGGGCTCGCCGAGCGGGTCGGCGGCGCGCTGCCCGCCGTCAGCCAGCACCTCACCAAACTGAGACTCGCCGGGCTGGTGCGCGCGCGACGCGAAGGGCGCCGACAGGTGTACCTCGTCGACGACGCGGACATCGTCACCGTCGTACGGCTGCTGGTCGGGCGGCTCTCCGACCGGGCCGAGGGCACCCCCGTACGGCACCTCCGCGGAGTCTGA
- a CDS encoding LacI family DNA-binding transcriptional regulator has product MTRSAGGGAVPKGRSRRNFAGTRPVMDDVARLAGVSKQTVSRVLNDNPAVRAETRESVLEAMRSLGYRPSRSARSLASGRTRMLGVISFDAARYGPASTLTAINTAAQDAGYLVSSIALDTADRDTVVQAVDRLSAEGADGVIAIAPQRRVGKALAEAHLDIPLVVMDNALGDDTPMVTADSRGGARLATEHLLGLGHRTVRHIAGPTGWTSAERRAASWREALEKAGAEVPEPLVGDWSADSGYELGRRLARDPDVTAVFASNDQMALGALRALHEAGRRVPDDVSVVGYDDIPEAAHLLPPLTTIRTDFQEIGTRSLRLLLARIDGREETGDADAGAVVSVIPAHLIVRRSTGPAPA; this is encoded by the coding sequence ATGACCCGAAGTGCCGGTGGCGGCGCCGTTCCCAAGGGACGCAGCCGGCGCAACTTCGCGGGCACGAGACCGGTGATGGACGACGTGGCACGGCTGGCCGGCGTCTCCAAGCAGACCGTGTCGCGGGTGCTCAACGACAATCCGGCCGTACGGGCCGAGACCCGCGAGTCGGTGCTGGAGGCCATGCGGTCGCTCGGGTACCGGCCGAGCCGCAGCGCGCGTTCGCTGGCCAGCGGGCGGACCCGGATGCTCGGCGTGATCTCCTTCGACGCGGCCCGCTACGGGCCCGCCTCCACCCTCACCGCGATCAACACCGCCGCCCAGGACGCGGGCTACCTGGTCAGCTCCATCGCCCTGGACACCGCCGACCGGGACACCGTCGTCCAGGCCGTGGACCGCCTGTCGGCGGAGGGCGCAGACGGGGTCATCGCCATCGCCCCGCAGCGGCGCGTCGGCAAGGCGCTCGCCGAGGCCCACCTCGACATCCCCCTCGTCGTGATGGACAACGCCCTCGGCGACGACACCCCCATGGTCACGGCCGACTCCCGGGGCGGAGCGCGCCTGGCCACCGAACACCTCCTGGGCCTGGGCCACCGTACGGTCCGCCACATCGCCGGACCGACCGGCTGGACGTCCGCCGAACGCCGGGCCGCGAGCTGGCGCGAGGCCCTGGAGAAGGCGGGGGCCGAGGTGCCCGAGCCGCTCGTCGGCGACTGGAGCGCCGACTCCGGGTACGAACTGGGCCGGCGGCTCGCCCGTGATCCTGACGTCACCGCCGTTTTCGCCTCCAACGACCAGATGGCGCTCGGCGCGTTGCGCGCCCTCCACGAGGCCGGCCGCCGGGTCCCGGACGACGTCAGCGTCGTCGGCTACGACGACATCCCCGAAGCCGCCCATCTGCTGCCCCCGCTGACCACCATCCGCACCGACTTCCAGGAGATCGGCACCCGGTCCCTGCGGCTGCTCCTGGCGCGGATCGACGGCCGGGAGGAGACGGGCGACGCGGACGCCGGGGCCGTGGTCTCCGTCATCCCCGCCCACCTCATCGTGCGACGCAGCACGGGTCCGGCACCGGCCTGA
- a CDS encoding glycoside hydrolase family 35 protein, whose amino-acid sequence MPTPALTTTSDGFLLHGEPFRIISGAMHYFRVHPDQWADRLRKARLMGLNTVETYVPWNLHQPEPGTLALDGILDLPRYLRLAKAEGLHVLLRPGPFICAEWDGGGLPSWLTTDPDIRLRSSDPRFTGAIDRYLDLLLPPLLPYLAQSGGPVIAVQVENEYGAYGDDAAYLEHLAQALRSRGIGELLFTCDQANPEHLAAGSLPGVLTTGTFGSKVAHSLEQLRAHQPEGPLMCAEFWIGWFDHWGEEHHTRDAADAAADLDRLLSAGASVNIYMFHGGTNFAFTNGANHDHAYQPMVTSYDYDAALTENGDPGPKYHAFRDVIARHAPVPDEPVPAPSVKLPPTVVELGEQAPLLPNAGLLAKPVRTEDPVTMDELGLRAGYVLYRTTAPLAGDGLLHFEGGVGDRAQVFVDGAPVGVLERERHEESLPVRIPAAGAVVEVLVENMGGVNYGPRIGSPKGLLGPVTLNGTALHGWDSHPLTLDDLGALPFAPSDGTPAAQPAFHRGTFEVGTPADTFLSLPGWTKGQAWINGFHLGRYWNRGPQRTLYVPAPVLRQGVNDLLLLELNATTSTRALLTDTPDLGPVKP is encoded by the coding sequence ATGCCCACTCCCGCCCTGACAACGACGTCCGACGGTTTCCTGCTGCACGGCGAGCCGTTCCGGATCATCTCCGGCGCGATGCACTACTTCCGTGTCCACCCCGACCAGTGGGCCGACCGGCTGCGCAAGGCCCGTCTGATGGGCCTCAACACCGTGGAGACGTACGTCCCCTGGAACCTCCACCAGCCCGAGCCCGGCACCCTCGCCCTCGACGGCATCCTCGACCTGCCGCGCTATCTGCGGCTGGCCAAGGCGGAGGGGCTGCACGTCCTGCTGCGGCCCGGCCCGTTCATCTGCGCCGAGTGGGACGGGGGCGGGCTGCCCTCCTGGCTCACCACCGACCCCGACATCCGGTTGCGCTCCAGCGACCCCCGTTTCACGGGCGCCATCGACCGCTATCTGGATCTGCTGCTGCCGCCCCTGCTGCCGTACCTCGCGCAGTCCGGCGGTCCCGTCATCGCCGTCCAGGTGGAGAACGAGTACGGGGCGTACGGCGACGACGCCGCGTACCTCGAACACCTCGCACAGGCTCTGCGCTCGCGCGGGATCGGGGAGTTGCTCTTCACCTGCGACCAGGCCAACCCCGAGCACCTCGCGGCGGGCAGCCTTCCCGGTGTGCTCACCACGGGCACCTTCGGCAGCAAAGTCGCGCATTCCCTGGAGCAGTTGAGGGCACATCAGCCCGAAGGGCCGCTGATGTGCGCGGAGTTCTGGATTGGCTGGTTCGACCACTGGGGCGAGGAGCACCACACCCGGGACGCCGCAGACGCCGCCGCCGACCTGGACCGGCTGCTCTCGGCGGGCGCGTCCGTCAACATCTACATGTTCCACGGCGGCACCAACTTCGCCTTCACCAACGGCGCCAACCACGACCACGCCTACCAGCCCATGGTCACCTCCTACGACTACGACGCCGCCCTCACCGAGAACGGCGACCCCGGACCGAAGTACCACGCGTTCCGTGACGTGATCGCCAGGCACGCGCCCGTCCCCGACGAGCCGGTTCCCGCGCCGAGCGTCAAACTGCCGCCCACCGTCGTCGAGTTGGGTGAGCAGGCGCCGCTGCTGCCCAACGCGGGGCTCCTCGCCAAGCCCGTGCGCACCGAGGACCCGGTGACCATGGACGAGCTGGGGCTGCGCGCCGGGTACGTGCTCTACCGCACCACCGCTCCCCTCGCGGGCGACGGGCTGCTGCACTTCGAGGGCGGAGTGGGAGACCGGGCCCAGGTGTTCGTCGACGGAGCCCCCGTCGGCGTACTCGAACGAGAGCGGCACGAAGAGTCCCTGCCCGTCCGGATTCCCGCTGCCGGAGCGGTGGTCGAGGTGCTCGTGGAGAACATGGGCGGGGTCAACTACGGGCCGCGCATCGGCTCGCCCAAGGGGCTCCTCGGGCCGGTCACCCTCAACGGCACCGCGCTGCACGGCTGGGACAGCCACCCCCTCACCCTCGACGACCTCGGTGCGCTGCCCTTCGCCCCCTCGGACGGGACCCCGGCCGCCCAACCCGCCTTCCACCGGGGCACGTTCGAGGTCGGCACCCCCGCCGACACCTTCCTGTCGCTGCCCGGCTGGACCAAGGGCCAGGCCTGGATCAACGGCTTCCACCTCGGCCGCTACTGGAACCGCGGACCGCAGCGCACCCTCTACGTGCCCGCGCCCGTGCTGCGCCAGGGCGTCAACGACCTGCTGCTCCTTGAGCTCAACGCCACGACCTCCACGCGGGCCCTGCTCACCGACACCCCCGACCTCGGCCCGGTGAAGCCATGA
- a CDS encoding peptidase E, protein MAASEPTILATSGGHRAGGRTMVEFDALVHHAVDLSGVHGRRPRVLYVGTAIGDAEHFTARMGEAARVAGFDLTPLQLFPMPNLDDVEGTVLEQDVVWVMGGSVANLLAVWRVHGLDRIMRRAWEAGVVLSGVSAGSLCWFRGGTTDSFGPELRPLTDALGFLPYGNGVHYDSDAGRRPLVHRLVADGTLPTTHCTDDGVGLVYRGTELVEAVAELPGRGAYVVRCEGDAVVEERIEPRRLPSPSS, encoded by the coding sequence ATGGCCGCTTCCGAACCGACCATCCTCGCGACCTCCGGCGGACATCGCGCCGGGGGCCGGACCATGGTGGAGTTCGATGCCCTCGTGCATCACGCCGTCGACCTCTCCGGCGTCCACGGCCGCAGACCGCGCGTCCTGTACGTCGGCACGGCCATCGGGGACGCCGAGCACTTCACCGCCCGCATGGGTGAGGCCGCCCGGGTCGCGGGCTTCGACCTCACCCCGCTGCAGCTCTTCCCCATGCCCAACCTGGACGACGTCGAGGGCACGGTGCTCGAACAGGACGTCGTCTGGGTCATGGGTGGTTCGGTGGCGAATCTGCTGGCGGTGTGGCGGGTGCACGGCCTCGACCGGATCATGCGGCGCGCCTGGGAGGCCGGCGTGGTGCTCAGCGGGGTGAGCGCGGGTTCCCTCTGCTGGTTCAGAGGAGGCACCACCGACTCCTTCGGCCCCGAACTCCGGCCGCTCACCGACGCGTTGGGCTTCCTTCCGTACGGCAACGGTGTGCACTACGACAGTGACGCGGGCCGCCGCCCGCTGGTCCACCGGCTCGTCGCCGACGGCACCCTGCCCACCACGCACTGCACCGACGACGGGGTCGGCCTCGTCTACCGAGGAACCGAACTCGTCGAGGCGGTCGCGGAGTTGCCGGGCAGGGGTGCCTATGTCGTCAGGTGCGAGGGTGACGCGGTGGTGGAGGAGCGGATCGAGCCGCGCAGGCTGCCGTCTCCGTCTTCCTGA
- a CDS encoding beta-galactosidase, producing the protein MTRHSLRVPATTEPLLTGHLPFSDAPGAADPIGVNSRWFTRGGRPWFPVSGEFHYTRCPAGEWEEELLKMKAAGVTAVASYLIWIHHEEIEGRVRFDGDRDLRRFVELCARHGLDFIPRIGPWSHAEVRNGGLPDWLLARTRAPRTDDPAYLEPVRGWFTAIAEQLKGLDRAHGGPIVAIQIENELYDQPGHLLTLKRLAQEAGLSAPLWTSTAWGGVQLPPDELLPLYGGYTETFWTEWDGGWSDTCRKHFFFTHQRDDEGIGADLRPTHVRGGEPSPTDRFPWATCELGGGMAVAYHRRPRVDAADIGALGLTKIGCGSVWQGYYMFHGGTNPAGELTPLQESHATGYPNDLPVLTYDFQAPLGEYGQYRPSYDELRLQHLLLADFGALVAPMPSALPVRQPAGQDDRETLRWAVRSDGGSGFLFVNNHQPHEPLPDHPDTSFTVGFPDAPELTFPSAPVTIPQGAYFCWPLRLDVAGLRLDWATAQPVCTVDAGGRTVLVLAATDGIPVELALDIGTLRYVHTPMGRVESAGGRFLVTGLRPGTDALVEVGTVDGGQVGLLVLDAATARTAYRGVAWGAERLILCGDGAGVVFDEPAGVVRVHSAAARTSFAVLPAPGTPPGGNLAVSSDGVFTRYTLPAGEDRGRSGTLDVSVVRAAGPAPDTVTGVLDRAGVPADTYFDTSAAEYLIDVPDELPRTGTLLRIHWTGDVARAYVGDTLVADQFFAGRVWEIGLDRLSADALRNGGGLRVRVLPFAADAPVHLPVPVPVGEAGIARAEWVTVRTHVIGG; encoded by the coding sequence ATGACCCGCCACTCCCTCCGGGTCCCCGCGACCACCGAACCCCTGCTCACCGGCCACCTCCCCTTCTCCGACGCACCGGGAGCCGCCGACCCCATCGGGGTGAACAGCCGCTGGTTCACCCGGGGCGGGCGCCCCTGGTTCCCCGTCTCCGGCGAGTTCCACTACACCCGCTGCCCGGCGGGGGAGTGGGAGGAGGAGCTGCTGAAGATGAAGGCGGCAGGCGTGACGGCTGTCGCCAGCTACCTCATCTGGATCCACCACGAGGAGATCGAGGGCCGGGTCCGCTTCGACGGCGACCGCGACCTGCGCCGCTTCGTCGAACTCTGCGCCCGCCACGGCCTGGACTTCATCCCGCGCATCGGCCCCTGGAGCCACGCCGAGGTACGCAACGGCGGACTGCCGGACTGGCTGCTCGCCCGTACCCGGGCACCCCGCACCGACGACCCCGCCTATCTGGAACCCGTACGCGGCTGGTTCACCGCGATCGCCGAGCAGTTGAAGGGGCTCGACCGGGCGCACGGGGGACCGATCGTCGCCATCCAGATCGAGAACGAGCTGTACGACCAGCCCGGGCACCTCCTCACCCTGAAGCGGCTGGCACAGGAGGCCGGCCTGAGTGCCCCGCTCTGGACCTCGACGGCCTGGGGCGGGGTCCAACTCCCGCCCGACGAGCTGCTTCCGCTGTACGGCGGCTACACCGAGACCTTCTGGACCGAGTGGGACGGCGGCTGGTCCGACACCTGCCGCAAGCACTTCTTCTTCACCCACCAGCGCGACGACGAGGGCATCGGCGCCGACCTGAGGCCGACGCACGTGCGGGGTGGTGAACCTTCCCCCACCGACAGATTCCCCTGGGCCACCTGCGAGTTGGGCGGCGGGATGGCCGTTGCCTACCACCGTCGGCCGAGGGTCGACGCGGCCGACATCGGCGCCCTCGGGCTCACCAAGATCGGGTGCGGCTCGGTCTGGCAGGGCTACTACATGTTCCATGGCGGCACCAACCCGGCGGGTGAGCTGACCCCCCTCCAGGAGTCCCACGCCACCGGCTACCCGAACGACCTCCCCGTCCTGACGTACGACTTCCAGGCACCGCTCGGCGAGTACGGCCAGTACCGGCCCTCCTACGACGAACTACGCCTTCAGCACCTGCTGCTGGCGGACTTCGGCGCGCTCGTCGCACCCATGCCGTCCGCGCTGCCCGTGCGACAGCCGGCCGGACAGGACGACCGGGAGACGCTGCGCTGGGCCGTGCGGAGCGACGGCGGCTCCGGTTTCCTGTTCGTCAACAACCATCAGCCGCACGAGCCGTTGCCGGACCACCCGGACACGTCGTTCACCGTCGGCTTCCCGGACGCTCCCGAACTGACGTTTCCCAGTGCGCCGGTGACGATCCCTCAAGGAGCCTATTTCTGCTGGCCGTTACGTCTCGACGTGGCCGGGCTGCGGCTCGACTGGGCCACCGCCCAGCCGGTGTGCACGGTCGACGCCGGCGGACGTACCGTCCTGGTGCTGGCCGCCACGGACGGGATTCCCGTAGAACTCGCGCTGGACATCGGGACGCTGAGGTACGTGCACACTCCCATGGGGAGGGTCGAGTCCGCCGGCGGACGCTTCCTCGTCACCGGACTGCGGCCCGGTACGGACGCCCTCGTCGAGGTCGGGACCGTGGACGGCGGACAGGTCGGCCTGCTGGTGCTGGACGCGGCGACCGCCCGTACCGCCTACCGGGGCGTGGCCTGGGGCGCCGAGCGACTCATCCTGTGCGGCGACGGGGCCGGGGTCGTCTTCGACGAGCCGGCCGGGGTGGTGCGTGTGCACAGCGCGGCGGCGAGGACGTCGTTCGCCGTGCTGCCCGCACCCGGGACGCCGCCCGGCGGGAACCTGGCGGTGTCCTCCGACGGGGTGTTCACCCGCTACACGCTCCCGGCCGGCGAAGACCGCGGCCGTTCCGGCACCCTCGACGTGTCCGTGGTCCGGGCCGCCGGGCCCGCCCCCGACACCGTCACCGGCGTACTGGACCGGGCCGGCGTCCCGGCCGACACGTACTTCGACACGTCCGCCGCCGAGTACCTCATCGACGTACCGGACGAACTCCCGCGCACCGGAACGCTGTTGCGCATCCACTGGACCGGAGACGTGGCCCGCGCCTACGTCGGGGACACGCTGGTCGCCGACCAGTTCTTCGCGGGGCGGGTCTGGGAGATCGGCCTCGACCGGCTGTCGGCCGACGCACTGCGCAACGGAGGCGGGCTGCGGGTGAGGGTGCTGCCGTTCGCCGCCGACGCACCCGTGCACCTGCCGGTGCCCGTGCCGGTGGGAGAGGCCGGGATCGCGCGGGCCGAGTGGGTCACGGTCCGGACTCACGTGATCGGAGGGTAG
- a CDS encoding MFS transporter yields the protein MTDQPTGRPAVTERWPLPTSPATPTVPVFSPVAVVASCVGFVLIGVIQALYGPSIPALRDEFGLSPSAAGLGLSAHFAGGVGGVLLCDRLYVRVGNRRVLGSSYVLMAVGAAGFALAPNWPVALAAALLAGLGFGGIDYGLNQLFAVGFGTRSTAMLNILNAHFGVGAILGPALIGAVGSEHYPAVFLAFSLANLPLLLCLRGVRDHVPQPGPAAESGAPGSPGSPGGQVLARSLGSVLGVFVTLYVLHVGIEAGVGGWEPTHLETVGYGATGAATATSVYWLMMTAGRFLAAPLALRFSPQSIIAVSCAGMTVCLLLAAVPGLAPYAYAGVGLFIAPIFPTGLPWLHRAAPQARRAGALVIAASMAGGVAAGPALGKAIEWSGVRAVPLLLGGVSALCLAATLWLIRATRTH from the coding sequence GTGACCGATCAACCCACCGGACGACCGGCGGTCACCGAGCGATGGCCCCTCCCGACGTCCCCTGCGACCCCGACCGTTCCGGTCTTCAGCCCCGTCGCCGTGGTCGCCTCCTGCGTCGGCTTCGTGCTGATCGGAGTCATTCAGGCCCTGTACGGTCCGTCGATCCCGGCCCTCCGTGACGAGTTCGGGCTCTCCCCGTCGGCCGCCGGTCTCGGGCTGAGCGCCCACTTCGCCGGCGGGGTCGGCGGGGTGCTCCTCTGTGACCGGCTGTACGTGCGCGTCGGCAACCGGCGCGTCCTCGGCAGCTCGTACGTGCTGATGGCGGTCGGCGCCGCGGGCTTCGCGCTGGCGCCGAACTGGCCCGTGGCACTGGCCGCCGCACTGCTCGCCGGGCTCGGCTTCGGCGGTATCGACTACGGCCTGAACCAACTGTTCGCGGTCGGCTTCGGCACCCGTTCGACGGCGATGCTGAACATCCTCAACGCCCACTTCGGCGTCGGCGCGATCCTCGGCCCGGCGCTGATCGGCGCGGTCGGCTCGGAGCACTATCCGGCCGTCTTCCTCGCCTTCTCCCTCGCCAACCTGCCCCTGCTGCTGTGCCTTCGTGGCGTACGGGATCACGTACCGCAGCCGGGCCCCGCAGCCGAGTCCGGTGCCCCCGGCAGTCCTGGCAGCCCCGGCGGCCAGGTGCTCGCCCGCAGCCTCGGATCCGTACTCGGCGTCTTCGTCACCCTCTATGTCCTGCACGTGGGCATCGAGGCGGGCGTCGGCGGCTGGGAGCCGACACATCTGGAGACGGTCGGATACGGGGCCACAGGCGCCGCCACTGCCACCTCCGTCTACTGGCTGATGATGACCGCGGGCCGTTTCCTGGCCGCTCCGCTCGCCCTGCGTTTCTCCCCGCAGTCGATCATCGCGGTGTCCTGCGCCGGAATGACCGTCTGTCTGCTGCTGGCCGCCGTGCCCGGACTCGCCCCCTACGCCTACGCGGGCGTCGGCCTCTTCATCGCGCCGATCTTCCCCACCGGACTGCCCTGGCTGCACCGGGCCGCCCCGCAGGCACGGAGAGCCGGAGCCTTGGTCATCGCCGCCTCGATGGCCGGGGGAGTGGCCGCGGGACCGGCACTCGGCAAGGCCATCGAGTGGTCCGGCGTACGTGCCGTGCCGCTGCTGCTGGGCGGGGTCTCGGCGCTGTGCCTGGCGGCCACGCTCTGGCTGATCCGCGCGACCCGGACCCATTGA
- a CDS encoding LCP family protein, whose translation MTTSTSRPAVPQRHRSAAGSRRRRPGRRGRLVLAICLALLLLLAAGAGWVYLKLDSDIKTFDAGGISDNRPAAGSSKGENVLVIGSDARNDGNAALGGGDVNDIGRSDTAFLLHIYADHKNAVAVSIPRDSLVTIPPCRLPDGKWTTARPRTMFNEAYSVGETAKGNPACTQNTVESITGLRVDHTVVVDFKGFAALTDVVGGVKVCLPQKLYEGDLNPKRPTRGKLLFDKGEQTVSGQKALDYVRIRHGIGDGSDIGRIKRQQAFVASLLNEVKSNGLTPTKLLPLADAATKSMTVDPGLGSAQKLISFAMSLKNIDLHNTKFVTIPWRYQGSRVAIVEPDASDLWAALKADRTLDGKDASGKKKASPSARPTASPTPVSGKGITVTVYNGTTVTGLAAKAAAELTSDGFTVAGTATASSQDHATTVIEYGPGHKSEAQTAARVFPGAAIQPVTAPGVNVVVGQSYKGGSTAAPQPTAVPKDVAEGARSADDSPCSNLSYG comes from the coding sequence ATGACCACCAGCACGAGCAGGCCTGCCGTACCCCAGCGACACCGGTCCGCGGCGGGCAGCCGGCGGCGCAGGCCGGGTCGGCGCGGGCGGCTGGTCCTGGCGATCTGCCTCGCGCTCCTGCTGCTCCTCGCGGCCGGCGCCGGCTGGGTCTATCTGAAGCTGGACAGCGACATCAAGACCTTCGACGCGGGCGGCATCTCGGACAACCGCCCCGCCGCGGGCTCGTCCAAGGGCGAGAACGTCCTGGTCATCGGCTCGGACGCGCGCAACGACGGCAACGCCGCGCTCGGCGGCGGCGACGTCAACGACATCGGCCGCTCCGACACCGCGTTCCTGCTGCACATCTACGCCGACCACAAGAACGCCGTGGCCGTCTCCATACCCCGCGACAGCCTGGTCACCATCCCGCCCTGCAGGCTGCCCGACGGCAAGTGGACGACCGCCCGGCCGCGCACCATGTTCAACGAGGCCTACTCGGTCGGCGAGACCGCCAAGGGCAATCCCGCCTGCACCCAGAACACGGTCGAGAGCATCACCGGTCTGCGTGTCGACCACACCGTGGTCGTCGACTTCAAGGGCTTCGCCGCGCTGACCGACGTGGTGGGCGGGGTGAAGGTGTGCCTCCCCCAGAAGCTGTACGAAGGTGATCTCAACCCCAAACGGCCCACGCGCGGCAAGCTGCTCTTCGACAAGGGCGAACAGACGGTCTCGGGACAGAAGGCGCTGGACTACGTCCGGATCCGGCACGGCATCGGCGACGGCTCCGACATCGGCCGCATCAAGCGCCAGCAGGCCTTCGTGGCAAGCCTGTTGAACGAGGTGAAGAGCAACGGTCTGACTCCGACCAAGCTGCTCCCGCTCGCCGACGCGGCCACCAAGTCCATGACCGTGGACCCCGGCCTCGGCTCCGCCCAGAAGCTGATCTCCTTCGCGATGTCACTGAAGAACATCGACCTGCACAACACCAAGTTCGTCACCATCCCCTGGCGGTATCAGGGTTCGCGCGTCGCGATCGTCGAACCCGACGCCAGTGACCTCTGGGCCGCTCTCAAGGCGGACCGCACCCTGGACGGCAAGGACGCGAGCGGCAAGAAGAAGGCCTCACCGAGCGCCCGCCCCACAGCCTCCCCGACTCCCGTGTCCGGCAAGGGAATCACCGTCACCGTCTACAACGGCACCACCGTCACGGGCCTGGCCGCGAAGGCCGCCGCCGAGCTGACGTCCGACGGTTTCACGGTCGCCGGCACGGCGACCGCGAGCAGCCAGGACCACGCGACGACGGTCATCGAGTACGGCCCCGGCCACAAGTCCGAGGCCCAGACGGCGGCCCGCGTCTTCCCCGGCGCGGCCATCCAGCCGGTGACGGCACCGGGCGTCAACGTGGTCGTCGGCCAGTCGTACAAGGGTGGTTCCACGGCCGCCCCGCAGCCCACCGCCGTCCCGAAGGACGTCGCCGAGGGAGCCCGCTCGGCGGACGACAGCCCCTGCTCGAACCTCAGCTACGGCTGA